A stretch of the Massilia sp. W12 genome encodes the following:
- a CDS encoding MFS transporter: protein MSRENLPPETSGQFQLLGQRRFAPFFWTQFLGALNDNVFKTALITALTYQGAAWSNMDSGTLANLIPGLFIAPFVLFSATAGQFAEKYDKAALTRFIKMLEIGIMLLAGAGWLTKNLPILLVCVFLMGVHSTLFGPVKYAYLPQHLHERELTGGNGVIEMGTFVGILLGQILGAMLVTKAGIGIELIAGGALLLAVLGWGTSRAIPVSPAAAPDLKINYNPFTETWRNLSFSRQNRAVFLSLLGNSWFWFYGAIVLAQFPDFAKVFLHGNEQVFVLLLGVFSIGVGAGSLLCEKLSGHKVEIGLVPFGSIGLTVFGVDLFFAANGYHSNLAQVDAAQFVQQSGAWRILADCMLIGIFGGFYIVPLFALIQTRCDKAHLSRTIAGMNIMNAAFMVVATGCAIVMLKLHFTLPQIFLATALMNAVVAVYIFTLVPEFLMRFVAWLLLKTIHRVKCIGVEQIPEDGPAVLVCNHVSYVDALVILASSPRPIRFVMDHRIFKTPVLGWVFLAVKAIPIAPAKEDQQTMEKAYDEIAHALREGELVCIFPEGRLTTTGDVNEFKGGVRKIVERSPVPVIPMALRGLWGSLLTRSDGNPLQRSFKRGLLSRLELVVGAPQAPQQVTPEGLREQVLALRGEWK from the coding sequence ATGAGTCGCGAAAATTTGCCGCCAGAAACCAGCGGTCAATTCCAATTACTGGGGCAGCGCCGTTTTGCGCCATTTTTCTGGACCCAGTTTCTAGGCGCGCTGAACGATAATGTGTTCAAGACCGCCCTCATTACCGCACTCACCTACCAGGGCGCGGCCTGGAGCAACATGGATTCCGGCACGCTCGCCAATCTGATTCCCGGCCTGTTCATCGCCCCCTTCGTGCTGTTTTCCGCCACCGCCGGCCAGTTTGCTGAAAAATACGACAAGGCTGCGCTGACGCGTTTCATCAAAATGCTGGAAATCGGCATCATGCTGTTGGCCGGGGCCGGCTGGCTGACAAAAAATCTGCCGATTCTGCTGGTGTGTGTGTTTTTGATGGGCGTCCATTCCACCTTGTTCGGCCCGGTCAAATACGCCTATCTGCCGCAACATTTGCACGAGCGCGAATTAACCGGCGGCAATGGGGTGATTGAAATGGGCACCTTTGTCGGCATTTTATTAGGCCAGATTCTGGGCGCGATGTTAGTCACCAAGGCCGGCATCGGGATTGAATTGATTGCCGGCGGCGCTTTGCTGTTAGCCGTGCTGGGCTGGGGCACCAGCCGCGCGATTCCGGTTTCACCCGCCGCTGCGCCGGACTTGAAGATTAACTACAACCCGTTTACTGAAACCTGGCGCAATCTGTCTTTTTCCCGGCAAAACCGCGCCGTGTTTTTATCCCTGCTGGGCAATTCCTGGTTTTGGTTTTATGGCGCGATTGTGCTGGCGCAGTTTCCCGATTTCGCCAAAGTCTTTTTGCATGGCAATGAACAGGTGTTTGTCTTGCTGCTGGGGGTGTTTTCGATTGGCGTCGGGGCCGGTTCGCTGTTATGTGAAAAACTCTCCGGGCATAAGGTGGAAATCGGCCTGGTGCCGTTTGGCAGCATCGGTCTGACCGTGTTCGGCGTGGATTTATTCTTTGCCGCCAATGGTTATCACAGCAATCTGGCGCAAGTCGATGCCGCCCAATTCGTGCAACAAAGCGGGGCCTGGCGGATTTTGGCGGATTGCATGCTGATCGGCATTTTCGGCGGTTTTTACATCGTGCCCCTGTTTGCCCTGATCCAAACCCGCTGCGACAAAGCGCATTTATCGCGCACCATCGCCGGCATGAATATCATGAACGCCGCTTTTATGGTGGTCGCCACCGGCTGTGCGATTGTGATGCTGAAATTACATTTCACGCTGCCGCAAATCTTTCTGGCCACGGCCTTGATGAATGCCGTGGTGGCTGTGTACATCTTCACCCTGGTGCCGGAATTTTTGATGCGCTTCGTCGCCTGGCTCTTGCTTAAAACCATCCATCGCGTGAAGTGCATCGGCGTTGAGCAGATCCCGGAAGATGGCCCGGCGGTGCTGGTGTGCAATCATGTGTCGTATGTGGATGCGCTGGTGATCCTGGCCTCCAGTCCGCGCCCGATCCGCTTTGTGATGGATCACCGGATTTTCAAAACCCCGGTGCTGGGCTGGGTGTTTCTGGCGGTGAAAGCGATTCCTATCGCGCCGGCCAAGGAAGATCAGCAGACCATGGAAAAAGCCTATGACGAGATTGCGCACGCCTTGCGCGAAGGCGAATTGGTCTGCATTTTCCCGGAAGGGCGCTTGACCACCACCGGCGATGTGAATGAATTCAAAGGCGGGGTGCGCAAGATTGTCGAGCGCAGCCCGGTTCCGGTGATTCCCATGGCTTTGCGCGGTCTGTGGGGCAGCCTGCTCACGCGCAGCGATGGCAACCCCCTGCAACGCTCCTTCAAACGCGGCTTGCTGTCACGTTTGGAGCTGGTGGTCGGCGCGCCGCAAGCGCCGCAGCAGGTGACGCCGGAAGGCTTGCGCGAACAGGTGCTGGCTTTGCGCGGCGAATGGAAATAA
- a CDS encoding FAD-dependent oxidoreductase, with protein sequence MHLAIIGAGLAGLSAARALSASHRVTLIEKAENPAGRMATHETEFGGFDDGVQFFSASSEEFKREITQWKKEAWIDAWQARIVRLVNGRALTPARSAVRYVARPGMGALCANLAQGLPLATAQTVTGLQTWGNAKWLLAVQADTVAIPAHAGPFDAVILAMPPEQAAPLLHDVAPQLAAQAASVHLAPCFTLELAFAQALDLGYDGAFIEQSRLAFIAHDNSKPGHRPGERWVAHAALAWSQEHLQDDLPRVRDKLLKAFHEATGSQVQPVYAQALRWPFAQAVQPMAGDCLWDANLRIGLCGDWFAAGLEGEGRVENAWLSGRRLAQQIMQSMPQD encoded by the coding sequence CCCGGCGGGCCGCATGGCCACGCATGAAACCGAGTTTGGCGGCTTTGACGACGGCGTGCAGTTTTTCAGCGCCAGTTCAGAAGAGTTCAAACGCGAAATCACGCAGTGGAAAAAAGAAGCCTGGATCGACGCCTGGCAAGCGCGCATTGTGCGTCTGGTCAATGGCCGCGCGCTGACGCCGGCGCGCAGTGCGGTGCGCTATGTGGCGCGACCCGGCATGGGCGCCTTGTGCGCCAATCTGGCCCAGGGTCTGCCCCTGGCCACAGCGCAAACTGTGACAGGCTTGCAAACCTGGGGCAATGCCAAATGGCTGTTGGCGGTGCAAGCCGATACGGTGGCGATTCCAGCCCATGCCGGCCCGTTTGACGCGGTGATTTTAGCCATGCCGCCGGAACAGGCCGCGCCCTTATTGCACGATGTCGCGCCGCAGCTGGCGGCGCAGGCGGCCAGCGTGCATCTGGCGCCGTGTTTCACGCTTGAACTGGCGTTTGCGCAAGCGCTGGATCTGGGCTACGACGGCGCGTTTATCGAACAATCGCGTTTAGCTTTTATTGCGCATGACAATTCCAAACCCGGCCACCGCCCCGGCGAGCGCTGGGTGGCGCATGCCGCACTGGCTTGGAGCCAGGAGCATTTGCAAGACGATTTGCCGCGCGTGCGCGATAAATTGCTCAAGGCCTTTCATGAGGCCACCGGCAGTCAGGTGCAACCGGTGTATGCGCAAGCCTTGCGCTGGCCGTTTGCACAGGCGGTGCAACCGATGGCCGGCGATTGTCTGTGGGATGCCAATCTGCGCATTGGCCTGTGTGGCGACTGGTTCGCCGCCGGACTGGAGGGCGAGGGCAGGGTGGAAAACGCCTGGTTGAGCGGGCGCCGTCTGGCGCAGCAAATCATGCAGAGCATGCCGCAAGACTAA